GACCCCGTCTTGGCCCAAGCCTACGAAACCGAACTGGAAGAAAAAGCGCACGCCGCTTCCAATACCAACCACATCATGGACGTCATCACCAATGCGCCGACGAGCGCCATCAACCCCCTCGCCGATAAGCTCACTCAACAAGGGCTTAACCAAACCGGCTTTGGACGACAGGAGTAACACATGAAGCGCATCATAATCAGCCTCACTTTGCTGACCTTATCCGGCTGCGCCGCCGGATTGGATGGCGACTACGGCTGCAAAAAAATAGGCGGCACATCGAGCTGTACCACCATGGACGACATTAGAAACAACCCTTACGGTCATGCCGGTCAAGAGCATGGCGACGCCATCTTGACCCCCACCGCGCCCGCCTCTTTTACGCTGCTGCCAAGGCGAGACCGACATGGCCAGCCGACACGAAGCCGTGAGCGAGTCAAAAAGGTGACCATTTTTCCTTTTAAAGACCAAGATAACGACTACGTTGACACCATGGATGTGTATTTCGTGCTCGATGACAGCCAATGGTCAGGGCGCCCCGCCCCGGCCATTTGGCAAGATTAAAAGGAGAAAAGAATGCAATCCTTCATAAAAAAGGCGTTCATTGTCGCCACTTGGGCTAAGGCGCTCTGTTAATGAGCGCCTTAGCCCAAGTGGCGCAGTACGTGCTCAGCACGAACTCGGCCAGAGCCCACACCTATACGGTCTACCTTGAGCATCAACCGTGGCCTCATCAACGCCTTATTGACGCTTTACGCGAGCTAGAGCGGTGCGAACTCGGGCAACCTATCAGCGAAGACGCCACACACCCAATCATCAAACCCGTTAACCTCTACGAGTGCCTGAAAAAACAGGCTTCAATGAACTCTCGGCCGCCATTAAGCGCTCCGATGAGGCCATGATGCCCGTCAGTTGGCCCTTATCCCTTTTCTGGTAACCCCACGGAGTCTCCATGTTTTCTCAATCCACCTCCGGCTTATCCCGCCTCTTTACCGAGGCCAAAAAAGCGCAAAACCACCTACACCATGAACTGCCGTATCGAGAGCATGACGCCATTGACCGCGTTTTTCGCAATCAACATGCTCAAGGCTTTGGCTTTCGCCTCAGCATTCTGGGCGGCGCCAATGACACCATCATTCAATCGCTCAACAAATTGGTGGCCGATTTACCGCAAGGCGACAAATGGGACTATCAATTGCAACTGTTTGGCCACAATCGAGTGGCGCATTATCTGGAAAGCAACGAAGCCTTACTCAGTAAACGCGGCGGCGTGTGCGCGAAAATGGCAAGAGATGACGCGATTTACGCGAATTACGCTGCCCAAGCCGGCTTTTTTCATCGACAAAAAAACAGCCATTTCGATTTACGCGATTATGATGCGTTTATGTTTGTCTCAACCTGCGAAGACGAACCCCAAGCCTTGCTGGATGCGCGCATCACGCTGGAGACCGGGTTGATGCAATTGGGGTTTGATTTGCAACCGCTGACCCCGGAGGCGCTGCTCACTCACGTGGGCGATGTGCTTAATTTTGATCCCAATCAAGACCGCCCACAGCTCAAGTCTTATCACCCTTTGGAGTCACTGCACCGCCAAGCGCTCGCCCCTGACACGGAAATGATGACGCACCGTGAGTACATTGATACGCGCCACACCAACGACAAGGGCGAAGAAACTCGCGGACGCATTGTGAACATGGGCTTATCCAAACTGCCCGGAGACTATCGTCTGTACGCGCTGCCAGAGTGTTTTTCGTCGTTAAGAAACGTCTCCCGCTCCATCAAATGCCCCCATATGCTGACGCTCAACTTTCGTCATGAGCCCACCGGGAAACAAAACGCCAGTAATGATGCCAAAATCAAAGATTTGACCAAAACGGTGGAGTCAAAAATGGCCCTACTGGCGCCCACCGCCAAAGACGAGCTGGCCGAGCGCAAAGCCATTCAAGCGGGATTGCTGGGTAAATCTTTCACCATCGCCAGCATGGTCTTGACCGTCACGCTGTTCACCAACCGCAAGGAAGGAAAACAGCACACCCAAGCGGCCAGAGAAGCGTTCAGTAACGCCGGTCTCGATATCGCCCCCCTCAAAATGCTCCAGCCTCAAGCCTTGCTCAGCATCCTGCCCTTCATGATGAGCGAAGGGCTTTGGGAGGATTGCAAGCGAGTCGGCCGCACTCGCACCGTGAAAAGCTCCAATCTGGTGAACTTTTTCCCGGTGGTGCTGGATTTTCGCCAGCTCAAAGGCGGCATGCTGCTTCCGACCATGCGACAGCAGATCTCATTTTTTAACCCCTTTACCTGTGGCAGTGATAACCAGAACATTGCCCTGACGGGCGGCTCAGGGGCGGGCAAAAGCTTCTTTGTCCAAGAGATGGCCGAGAACGTGTACGCCATGGGGGGCAAAGTGTGGATCCTCGATAAAGGCGCCAGCTACAAAAAGCTCACCTTGAGTTTGGGCGGCACCTACATGACCCACAACAACATTTACTTAAACCCGTTCACTCACTTAGGGAAAATGGCCGACGCCCAATTTGAGTTTGTGGACGACGACGGCACCGCGGTGGATCCGATGATGGAAGCGCTGGACAACATCACGGCTTTATTCGCCACCATCGCCTCGCCTTATGCGCCCCTGTCCACGTTCCAACAAAGCGTTTTGGGCGACGCCATTGTCCAAGCGTGGGAAGCCAAAGGCGTAGACACCTTGGTGGATGATGTCAGGGATGCCCTCATCGACATTGCCGGCGAAGAGCAAGACCGCCGCATCAAAGACATTGCGGTGCAACTGAAAAAGTATGGCACCGATGGCACGTATAGTGATGTGTTTAACAAGCCGTCCATGCTCGATCCTAAAGTGGAATTCACCACCTTGGAGCTCGATGGCTTTCCGCCTGCGGTGTTAAGACCGGTGATTTTCGCGCTCATGGTGTCGATTAATCAGCAAATGTACTTATCCGGCTCTCGCTCTACCCCGAAGCTGTGCATCATTGAAGAAGCGTGGAGCTTGTTGAGTGGCGCCAACGAGCAGGCGCGCGAGTTCATTAACACCGGCTATCGCACCGCTCGAAAATTCGGTGGCGCGTTTTGCACCGTCACGCAAGGCATTGAGGATTTCTTTAGTAGCGAAGAAGCCAAGGCAAGCTACAACAATTCCGACATTCATATCTTATTACGACAAGGAGCCGGCTTTGATAACTACCTCACCGACAACCCCAACGTGTTCTCCTCCTTTGACCAAGCCATCATCAAGGGGTTTGAGAAATCCAGCGAAGCGGGCT
This DNA window, taken from Vibrio tapetis subsp. tapetis, encodes the following:
- the traV gene encoding type IV conjugative transfer system lipoprotein TraV, whose translation is MKRIIISLTLLTLSGCAAGLDGDYGCKKIGGTSSCTTMDDIRNNPYGHAGQEHGDAILTPTAPASFTLLPRRDRHGQPTRSRERVKKVTIFPFKDQDNDYVDTMDVYFVLDDSQWSGRPAPAIWQD